GATTGTAGAAATTGCTAAGGCGGTTTCGCGGAATGTCAGTTTGATAATAATGGATGAGCCAACTACTGCCCTCACAAAAAAAGAGGTGGAAAACCTTTTTCGGCTAATTCGGAAGTTAAAAGAGCAAGGTATCTCCTTTGTATATATTTCGCATCGTTTAGAAGAAATTTTTGAAATAGCTGATGAGGTTACCGTTTTGCGGGATGGACAACTCATAGGTACAGGGAAAATTGGTGATTTTGATAGAGAAACCCTAATTAAGATGATGGTGGGAAGAGAAATTACTCAATTTTTCCCCAAAATTCAGGTTGATATAGGAGACGCCATACTCGAAGTGAAGAATTTCTCTCTTAAGGGTAAGTTTCACGACATTAGCTTTGAGGTGCGTAGAGGAGAGATATTGGGTATTGCTGGGCTCGTTGGCTCTGGTCGGTCTGAGTTAATGCAAAGTATTTTTGGTGTTATTCCTCCAGACAGAGGAGAAGTTTACAAAAATAAACAAAGAATCAATATTCGTTCTCCAGAAGATGCTATCAGGCATGGAATCGCTTTTCTTACTGAGGATAGAAAACGCAGTGGTTTGTTTTTGCCTTTGAGTGTTCTTGATAACATGATCATGCCCAATCTTGAAAAATTTGAAAAGTGGTTTTTTGTTTCTGATCGTTTGGCTTGCGCTGTTTGCGAAAACCTTCGGAAAGAACTTGATATTAAAACACCCACTCTTTACCAAATTGTCCGGAATCTGAGTGGTGGGAACCAACAGAAGGTTGTGCTTGCTAGGTGGTTGATGCGTGATGCTGAGATTCTAATTTTGGACGAACCAACTAAAGGCATTGACGTTGGTGCTAAAGCGGAGATTCATTATCTAATGTCTCGCTTGGCGGGGCAGGGTAAAGCAATCATTATGATTTCCTCAGAAATGCCAGAAATACTGGGGATGAGCGATCGTATCTTGGTGATGCATGATGGGAGGATTACCGGCGTTCTTGACCGTAAAGAAGCAAATCAGGAAAAAGTAATGGCTCTAGCATTAAGTTAAAGGGAAAAGGAGGAATTCCAAGGTGGAAACATCAGGCAAAGAAACAATTTTGAAGAGACTTCTTCTTGGTGATTTTGGTATTATTTTAATATTTTTAGCTTTAGCAATTGTTATGTCAATTCTTACTCCAGTATTCTATACTCCCGTAAATCTTCTGAATATTTTGAGACAGGTATCAGTAATCGGTATTATTAGTTTTGGAGTTACGCTGATAATCATTGCGGGTGGAATCGATTTATCACCTGGTTCGGTAGCTGCTTTTGTTGGAGTGGTAGTGGCTGGTTTTGTTAGTAATGGCCATTCACTCCTTGTTTCTTTACTTGTTGCTTTGGCGGTAGGCGCTCTTTGTGGCCTAACTAACGGTATCTTGGTTGCTTTTACTGGTATTCCACCCTTTATTGCTACCTTGGGCATGATGAGTATTGCCAGGGCTTTAGCTTTAATCTACAGTAAAGGTAGGCCTATCACTCTTACTTCCGAGGCTGCTTCTTTTCTTGCTATTGGTTCTGGAAAATTACTGGGTATACCGATACCGGTACTTATTTTTATTTCTACTGGGGTTTTAAGCCACATAATTCTTAAAAAAACGCGATTTGGAAAGTATGTTTTTGCTGTAGGTGGAAATGAGCAGGCAGCTGTTGTATGCGGCATCAACGTGAGAAAGATAAAAATATACGTTTTTACTTTTGGTGGGATCATGACAGCTTTGGCGAGTATAGTATTGACTTCTCGGGTCAGTTCTGGCAATCCTACGGCAGCTTTAAGTTATGAGTTAGATGCTATTGCAGCTACTGTTATTGGTGGTACAAGCTTGAGTGGAGGAATAGGCAGCATTTTTGGCGCCTTTATTGGTGCGCTAATCATCGGTTCACTTAACAATGGTTTAAGCCTTTTGGGTATTTCTCCTTACTGGCAGCAGATTGCTAAAGGCGTGGCTATCATTGCTGCAGTGATTTCCGATGTTTATCGCAGTAAATCGTACCGATAGAGCTGGGTTATTTTTCGGTAAAAAACAAGAAAGGAGAGTAGACAATGACCCCGCGTGAACGAGTCGTGAAGGCTCTTTCTCATCAAGAAACTGATAAACTTCCGTTGGACATAAATCCAATTCTTAATACTGGAATTCATGTTTCAACCCTTCACAAGTTGAAGGTAGCTCTGGGCCTAATTTCAGAGAAAGAACCAGTGAAAGTTGTCGACCCCTATCAGATGTTGGGAGAAATTGATAACGAGCTAAGGAAAGCTTTGGGAATCGATACTGTTCCCCTAATGCCATATAAAAACTTTTTTGGTTTTGAAAATACTGACTGGAAACCCTGGACTTTTTTTGATGGTACACCACTTTTAGTTCCCGGCAAGTTCAACACCACTCCTGATGCCAATGGCAATATTTACCAATACCCCCTGGGCGATACCCGTTTTCCACCTTCTGCCAAAATGCCCAAAGATGGGTTTTACCATGATGCCATTATCCGTCAAAAGCCCTTTCGCGATGAAGACCTCAAAGTTGAAGATCAGATTGAGGAATATACCCTGCTTACTGATGAAGAACTAAGCTATTACGAGCAAGAATCAAAACGACTTTATGAAGAGACCGATTACGCTGTAGTTTTTGGAGGGGTTCCCGGTACTAACTTAGGGGACGTTGCTTATGTTCCTGGTCCAGCCCTTCCAGACCCCAAAGGCATCCGAGATGTAGAGGAGTGGTATGTTTCTCTTGTTATCAGAAAAGACTTTGTGCGGGAAGTGTTTGCGAGGATGACAGAAATCGGTTTGGAAAATTTAAGGCTTCTTTATCAGGCGGTGGGTGATAGAATCCAAGTCATAATGATTTCTGGTACTGATTTTGGTTCGCAAAATGGCTTGTTTATTTCAAGAGAAGCTTACCGAGAGCTCTTCAAGCCCTTCCACAAAAAGATCAACGATTGGGTTCATCAGAACACGTCCTGGAAAACCTTCATTCACACCTGTGGTGGGGTTTATGAGCTCTTACCTGATCTTCGTGAAGCAGGGTTTGACGCTTTGAACCCAGTACAAATTTCAGCTGCTGGCATGGATCCTGAAAAACTGAAAAAGGATTTTGGTGCTTATTTCACCTTTTGGGGAGGAAGCATTGATACTCAGAAAACTCTTCCTTTTGGAAGCCCCGAGGAAGTTAAAGAAGAAGTTAGGCAACTCATCAGTATTTTCCGCCCTGGTGGAGGATTTGTCTGTGCTCCGGTGCACAACATTCAGGCCAATGTGCCTGTTGAAAATGTTTTGGCTTTCTTTGAGGCTGTTAACCAATATCGTTAGGGGAGGTTTGTTAATATGACACCGAAGTTGGGTTTTAATGGCGCAACAACCATGAAAGCCAGTCTCATTGAGGATGCCGAAGTTAGTAAAAAGGCAGGTTTTGAGTACTTAGAGCTACGAGATAATAAGTTGGAGACTTTGTTGAAGGATAAAAGCTTGCCTGAAATCAGAGACATTCTTCAGCATATTGGTATTCAACCTTTAGCTATGAATTCTTTAGAGCGGGCTACTTTGCATGATCGAACCGGTTTTCAGGAAGTTAAAAACAGAGCAGAAAAGCTCTGTCAATATTCTTCTGCGCTTAACTGTCCTATTCTTATTGTTGTTCCAACGTTTTTGAATGATTTGACAGGTAAGCCAGATAGACAAACCATTAAACAAGATGCTTGTTTGGTCCTCGAAGAGCTTGAAAAGATTGCCCGTTCCCACGAAGTTAAAATTGCTTTCGAATTTTTAGGTTTTGCTAATACATCGGTGAATTCGCTTTCATTCGCTAATGAAATTGTTTCGGAACTTAATAATCCAAACATTGGACTAACTATCGATACTTTTCATTTCTTTTTGAGTGGCGAACCTCTTTCTGTTTTGGATCAAATTCCTTCTGAAAGAATTTTCTTGGTTCATATTACTGATGCTGAGAATGTTTCTAAAGAAACAATACAAGATAAGCATCGGACAGTTCCTGGAAACGGAGTTCTGCCTCTCAAGGATTTTGTTCGTAAGGTTCAGGCTATTGGTTACCAAGGAGTGTATTCTATCGAGCTTTTCAATCCTACTTACTGGGAGTGGGATCCTGAAGAGGTTGCTAAACTTTGCTATCAGAGAATGAAGATGCTTTTTGAATAAAATAATGTGAACAGGGGGAACGTGTGAATGATTAAGTTGGGACTGGTTGGTGCTGGGCGGATTGGGAGACTTCATGCGGAAAACATTGTTTATGGAATACGCGGTGCAGAACTGGTTACTGTTGCTGATACACTCCTCAATGAGGAAATGGAGCAATGGGCATACAGCCTTGGAGTACCGAAAGCAAGCAAAAGGGTGGAAGATGTTTTTTCTGACCCAGAGATTGATGCAGTCTTGATTTGTTCTCCTTCAAATACTCATGAGGACTACATTATGGAAGCAGCAAGAAATGGGAAACACATCTTTTGTGAGAAACCGATTGGCAGCAACTTGAGTAAAATTGAGAAAGCTCTGCAGGTTGTTGAGGATAACAAAGTGAAGTTGCAGATTGGTTTTGTGCGCCGTTTTGACCATAACCACAAGAAAGTCCATGATGCAGTGAAAGAAGGTAAGATAGGAGAACCCTGGTTGGTAAAAATCACTTCTCGAGATCCCCAACCTCCTTCTGTGGATTACCTCAAAACCTCTGGTGGCATATTTTTCGATATGACTATTCACGATTTTGACATGGCGAGGTATCTTTCAGGAAGTGATGTGGTGGAAGTCTCTGCTTGCGGAGCTGTCCTGGTCAATCCAGTAGTGGCTGATTTGAACGATTTTGATACTGCAATTGTTACTTTAAGATTTGAAAATGGTGCTTTGGGTGTTATTGACAACTGCCGCCAGGCGGTTTATGGCTATGACCAAAGGACCGAGGTTCATGGCTCAAAAGGTTGTGTGTGGGTGGAGAATGACCGACCCAATACTTCACTGGTCCTTACTGCTCAGGGCACTCTGGGAGAACCCTTCCTATGGTTTTTTGTGGAGCGATATAAAGAGGCTTTCATCGCAGAAATCAGAGTTTTCATCGACGCTATTGAGAAAAATTTGGACCCCCCCGTGGATGGTATGGATGGCTTTAAAGCTGTTTTAATTGCCAGAGCTGCGGATGAATCAGCTCGAGAAGGTAAACCAGTGAAAGTACCCAAAGTTTGAGCGATTATTTCTTGTAAGAACTCCTTCTGTGTCTATCTTAAGTGCCAAATTGACGAGAGCAAGCACGACCGTGTGCTTGCTATTAAGTTTAGGAGGAGATGTTCTGTGCGAGTGGCTTTATGTATCGAGACCATCTTTAGGGAATTTCCCTTTGAAGAAAGGTTTTCTTCAACAAAAGCCAGTGGATTTGATTATGTCGAATTCTGGACCTGGAGAGATAAAGATATCGAAAAGATAAAACAACTTTGTTTTGAGAATGAAGTTAAAATTGCCGCCTTCTCGGGTGATCAGGATTTTTCCTTGGTAGATGAGCACGAGCGGAAACAATACGTTGATTTTGTCAAGGAATCTATCGAGTCAGCTTTAAAGCTTGATTGCCATTGTTTGGTACTTCATTCAAACGCTTTAGATAAAAATGGTAGGGTTTTGAGATCTTACGATGAAATCGGATACGAGCAAAAAATACAGACAATGATTGACACTCTTAGGATTTTGGCGCCTTTTGCAGAGGAAGCTGGTGTTACCCTAGTTTTAGAAGCCTTAAATACTAAAGTGGATCATCCTGGCAATTTCTTGGCAACTACTGAAGACGCTATTAAGGTTATAAGATCTGTAAACTCTCCAAATGTAAAGATTTTGTACGACATTTATCATATGCAGATTATGGAGGGAAACCTTATTAACACGCTTCGAGAATACATTGATTTTATCGGTCATATTCACATTGCTGATGTTCCAGGAAGAAACGAACCAGGTACAGGAGAAATTAACTATGTTAACATCCTGCGTGCTCTTGAATCCCTGAACTATAAAGGAGCGGTTGGTTTTGAGCTTTTCCCGCTGCGTTCTTCTGAGGAAGCGGTGAGAGCCATCCAAGCACTTTTCTAAATAAAGCTGTATGTTAGAATATCAAAGAAGAGGTGTGCGTTGTGGAAAGAGAAAAGATTAAGGGGTTGTTAGAGGAAGCCTTGAGGGAAGAGCTTAGGGTGTATCCTCAGCAGTATGAGATTCCCGCTCTTTCCTGTACTGTTTTTCCCGTGAAAGGTCCTCGC
This portion of the Thermatribacter velox genome encodes:
- a CDS encoding uroporphyrinogen decarboxylase family protein, whose protein sequence is MTPRERVVKALSHQETDKLPLDINPILNTGIHVSTLHKLKVALGLISEKEPVKVVDPYQMLGEIDNELRKALGIDTVPLMPYKNFFGFENTDWKPWTFFDGTPLLVPGKFNTTPDANGNIYQYPLGDTRFPPSAKMPKDGFYHDAIIRQKPFRDEDLKVEDQIEEYTLLTDEELSYYEQESKRLYEETDYAVVFGGVPGTNLGDVAYVPGPALPDPKGIRDVEEWYVSLVIRKDFVREVFARMTEIGLENLRLLYQAVGDRIQVIMISGTDFGSQNGLFISREAYRELFKPFHKKINDWVHQNTSWKTFIHTCGGVYELLPDLREAGFDALNPVQISAAGMDPEKLKKDFGAYFTFWGGSIDTQKTLPFGSPEEVKEEVRQLISIFRPGGGFVCAPVHNIQANVPVENVLAFFEAVNQYR
- the iolG gene encoding inositol 2-dehydrogenase; its protein translation is MIKLGLVGAGRIGRLHAENIVYGIRGAELVTVADTLLNEEMEQWAYSLGVPKASKRVEDVFSDPEIDAVLICSPSNTHEDYIMEAARNGKHIFCEKPIGSNLSKIEKALQVVEDNKVKLQIGFVRRFDHNHKKVHDAVKEGKIGEPWLVKITSRDPQPPSVDYLKTSGGIFFDMTIHDFDMARYLSGSDVVEVSACGAVLVNPVVADLNDFDTAIVTLRFENGALGVIDNCRQAVYGYDQRTEVHGSKGCVWVENDRPNTSLVLTAQGTLGEPFLWFFVERYKEAFIAEIRVFIDAIEKNLDPPVDGMDGFKAVLIARAADESAREGKPVKVPKV
- a CDS encoding hydroxypyruvate isomerase family protein, encoding MRVALCIETIFREFPFEERFSSTKASGFDYVEFWTWRDKDIEKIKQLCFENEVKIAAFSGDQDFSLVDEHERKQYVDFVKESIESALKLDCHCLVLHSNALDKNGRVLRSYDEIGYEQKIQTMIDTLRILAPFAEEAGVTLVLEALNTKVDHPGNFLATTEDAIKVIRSVNSPNVKILYDIYHMQIMEGNLINTLREYIDFIGHIHIADVPGRNEPGTGEINYVNILRALESLNYKGAVGFELFPLRSSEEAVRAIQALF
- a CDS encoding sugar phosphate isomerase/epimerase family protein; this translates as MTPKLGFNGATTMKASLIEDAEVSKKAGFEYLELRDNKLETLLKDKSLPEIRDILQHIGIQPLAMNSLERATLHDRTGFQEVKNRAEKLCQYSSALNCPILIVVPTFLNDLTGKPDRQTIKQDACLVLEELEKIARSHEVKIAFEFLGFANTSVNSLSFANEIVSELNNPNIGLTIDTFHFFLSGEPLSVLDQIPSERIFLVHITDAENVSKETIQDKHRTVPGNGVLPLKDFVRKVQAIGYQGVYSIELFNPTYWEWDPEEVAKLCYQRMKMLFE
- a CDS encoding sugar ABC transporter ATP-binding protein, with translation MSEYVLEMVNISKSFPGVRALNKVDFRVKKGTIHALVGENGAGKSTLMKILIGMYRPDEGEIIFDGKKFLHLDVAEALRLGISMVHQELTPIPYMTVAENIGLGREPGGKIFVNDKELNEKAKEALKYLGEEIDPKKKMRDLSTAQIQIVEIAKAVSRNVSLIIMDEPTTALTKKEVENLFRLIRKLKEQGISFVYISHRLEEIFEIADEVTVLRDGQLIGTGKIGDFDRETLIKMMVGREITQFFPKIQVDIGDAILEVKNFSLKGKFHDISFEVRRGEILGIAGLVGSGRSELMQSIFGVIPPDRGEVYKNKQRINIRSPEDAIRHGIAFLTEDRKRSGLFLPLSVLDNMIMPNLEKFEKWFFVSDRLACAVCENLRKELDIKTPTLYQIVRNLSGGNQQKVVLARWLMRDAEILILDEPTKGIDVGAKAEIHYLMSRLAGQGKAIIMISSEMPEILGMSDRILVMHDGRITGVLDRKEANQEKVMALALS
- a CDS encoding ABC transporter permease — protein: METSGKETILKRLLLGDFGIILIFLALAIVMSILTPVFYTPVNLLNILRQVSVIGIISFGVTLIIIAGGIDLSPGSVAAFVGVVVAGFVSNGHSLLVSLLVALAVGALCGLTNGILVAFTGIPPFIATLGMMSIARALALIYSKGRPITLTSEAASFLAIGSGKLLGIPIPVLIFISTGVLSHIILKKTRFGKYVFAVGGNEQAAVVCGINVRKIKIYVFTFGGIMTALASIVLTSRVSSGNPTAALSYELDAIAATVIGGTSLSGGIGSIFGAFIGALIIGSLNNGLSLLGISPYWQQIAKGVAIIAAVISDVYRSKSYR